From Brassica rapa cultivar Chiifu-401-42 chromosome A06, CAAS_Brap_v3.01, whole genome shotgun sequence:
CTTTCTTGCAGTGTATAGAAAGCATCATCCTCCTTCTCTGTTCGATGAAGTATGGAGATTGGAAAAGATAGGGAAAGATGGAGCTTTTCACAAACGACTCAACTATTCAAATATAAACACTGTGAAGGATTTTCTAACACATTTCCATCTAAACTCTCCAAAACTCCGGCAAGTAAGATTTGTcttccttcctctaaatgattaTGTAACTAGGCTATTACCTAATGATGAAGACTAATGTTCTTGCAGGTTCTTGGTACTGGTATGTCTTCAAAGATGTGGGAAATTACTTTGGACCATGCTCGATCCTGTGTTCTTGATAATAGCGTCCATGTGTACCAGCCTCATGGATTTCACAAGGAAACTGCTGTTGTCTTCAATGTCGTAGCTCAAGTTCTTGGACTGCTCGTGGATTTTCAGTATGTTCCTGCTGAGAAGTTATCCGAGACTGAAAAGGTACTGAGATCCCCTCTCTCCGTCTCTCTCTATACATCTTCTAAGCTATTGATTGTTTCTGATTCAGGCTCAAGCTGAGGAGATGGTTATTGCTGCATTGAGTCATATAAATGAAGTAATCTCGTATGACGATGTGTCTTCCATGATGAGGAACTTTCTCAATGTCCCGTCTTCTCAAACCAGTGTTGGGATTGATTACTCCGGTTTGAGTCTAACCAGCATGGACGGTTATGGTTTTGTGCCAAACCTTCACAACACAGCAGAAGGTAGTGGCCATGTAGACATGGAAGTTACTCCACAAGGTTTATACGACGACTTCAACCTCTGGAACTGCTCTCAGATTCTTGGCTTGGAAGAACCTCAATCCGATTTGCAGAGTGCGCTTGACGGGTTCATCATGTCAGAGAAGAATGTTGTGGTCGGCAAGGCACATAGCAGAAGGTGGACAAAGCTTTTTAGTGTCTCGAAGTGGCTGTCTGTATTCAAGAATGTTACAGTTAGGAAAAATCTGAAGTGAGTGAGTTAGTTACAAAGCAAAAAGGAAACGACTCGCCCTGGACGGATTCGTGTGTATATACAGCTTTGTGAATCTCGGGTTTATGGTCGTCCAGAGGCGTTccaaagtgtttttttttcttcttaatatgTTTGCTCTTTACATCTTTGTGTTGAAGATGTGAATATGTGTTAGGGAAAGCTTCATTTTTGTTGAAGGCTTGAAAACAGAGTCTTTTTGTGTGATCTGTTTGTCAGAAAGTACTGCAAGTGAGTAGAGATACACATCCACTTTTGGACTTGGTTTCTTGCTACTtggattattttatatattttggtatGTCAGGTTATGTAAAACTACATAAGTTGAATAATTCATTTTCTGAATCAGATGTGTTGgcttttttatttgaatataattcATAAAATAGTCAACTAATAACTTGATCTTGGATACATGTAATACTTTGTTGTTTGGTTGGAAGCTTCGATTCCGGATAAATGTGCGAAGGCCTATGTGGTACGGTTTACGAGAAATCTGATTAAGAGCTTCACTGGGCACAGTTAGATATCCATCACCTTTGTAGTAACTAGTAACCGTGAATGTCATAGGTTTCATTCATACACATGTTCTGTAGATGTGAATGGAAAATGTTTGGCAACTTTAAAACCATCCTCATAACTCTTTAAAAGATGTTCACTACATTGTCTGAAATTGTTCTGTAGATGTGAATGGAAAATGTTTGGCAACTTTAAAACCATCCTCATAACTCTTTAAAAGATGTTCACTACATTGTCTGAAATTTTTCCTCAGTTACTATGAAAAGAAAGTTGCTCTTGAGATGTCACTTGTGACTTGTCCAACTATTTTGATGAGCTTAGAGCAATATGAAGTCACTATGTCTATGGAATTGCGACATACATGATTTCAATTCCTCTTTACTCGGACCTTAATCTTGATTATGCTTTCTAGTGTCCAGCTTGTTTTGTGGATGTTGCTATGATTTCTATGTTAAAGCTGTGATGTATAAAGAAGCTAAGGCTGCAGGAACAGGCTCGTGAGTCTTGTCTTTCGatgctttttttcttcttttcatacATACCATCTCCTAATGATGTTTGTTTACTACTCAATGCTCAAGGCATCTAATAAAGTTGACAAAAAGATAAAGACGTTATCGAGTGAAACAAAACACAGGCTTTTTTCCCCGGTTCGGTGCAGCCAAACTCTACTTTGGGCTTTTCTCTGAGCCCAGTTCAGAAAAAGTCTTCCGGTTCATTCGGTGTAAGATCGGATCTCGAACCGAAATCTAGATTGTATATTACCAAAAGTGATTATCAACTTAACATATGTATGAGTATGACTCAA
This genomic window contains:
- the LOC103874695 gene encoding calmodulin-binding protein 60 A translates to MSHKREFEAGKARVEGGSTPEDKRRRFKSVVQEVMRLQTVKHFLEPVLEPLIRKVVKEEVELALAKHLTGIKWICEKDIHPLESRNLQLKFLNNLSLPVFTSARIEGDEGQAVRIGLVDSSTGQIVSSGPASSAKLEICVVEGDFESHSGWTAEDFRNNIVKEREGKKPLLSGNVFVVLSDGIGVMDEVSLTDNSSWTRSRKFRLGVRMVDQFEFVKVREAITESFVVRDHRGELYRKHHPPSLFDEVWRLEKIGKDGAFHKRLNYSNINTVKDFLTHFHLNSPKLRQVLGTGMSSKMWEITLDHARSCVLDNSVHVYQPHGFHKETAVVFNVVAQVLGLLVDFQYVPAEKLSETEKAQAEEMVIAALSHINEVISYDDVSSMMRNFLNVPSSQTSVGIDYSGLSLTSMDGYGFVPNLHNTAEGSGHVDMEVTPQGLYDDFNLWNCSQILGLEEPQSDLQSALDGFIMSEKNVVVGKAHSRRWTKLFSVSKWLSVFKNVTVRKNLK